In Nocardioides luti, the DNA window GCGCAAGCACGGGCTGTCGGGCCGCACGGTCTCGATCAAGGTCCGCCTCCACGACTTCACCACGCTGAGCCGCTCGAGCACGCTGAGCTCGCCGACCGACAGCACCGCCACCGTCGCCCGGATGGCCCGCGGGCTGCTCGCCGACCTCGACACGTCGGGCGGGGTGCGGCTGCTCGGTGTCGGCGTCTCCGGGCTCGCGGACTGGATCCAGGAGGACCTCTTCGGCGAGACCACCGAGGAGGAGGTGGAGCCGCTGCCCGAGGTCGAGGTGCCCTCGTCGCGCCGCCGCACCTGGTCGCCCGGCATGGACGTCGAGCACACCACGATGGGCCGCGGCTGGGTGTGGGGCGCCGGCCGCGGGGTGGTGACCGTGCGCTTCGAGACGGCCGCGAGCGCGTCCGGCCCGGTGCGGTCCTACCCCGACGACGATCCCGAGCTCAGCGCGTGGCGCCCCGCGGATCCGGACGAAACCGCACCCGCTCCCCCGGCCTGAGCTGCGCGCACTGCCACAGGTCGTCGGGGTGCACGACCGCGACCACGGGGTACCCGCCGGTCGGCGGGTGGTCGGCCAGGAACACCACCGGGCGCCCGCTCGGCGGCACCTGGACGGCGCCCAGGACCATCCCCTCGCTGGCCAGCTCGCCGTCGCGCACGCGCTGCAGCGGCGGCCCGTCGAGGCGCAGCCCGACGCGGTTCGAGTCCGCCTCCACGACGTACGCCGGCCCGCAGAGCGCCGCGAGGGCACCCGCCCCGAACCAGTCGACGCGCGGCCCGGGCAGCACGCGCAGCGGCCCCGTCCGAGGCGGCCGCGGGGTGTCCAGCGGGGCGGGCCGACCGGTCGCCGCACCGACGGGGAGCTCGTCGCCCGCCGCCACCCGGGGCGGCCCGACCCAGGCCAGCGTGTCGGTGGAGCGGGAGCCGAGCACCGGCGCGACGTCGAGACCGCCGGCGACCGCGACGTACGACCGCACGCCGCTCGCGGGCCGGCCCAGCCGCAGCTCCGCCCCGGCGGGCAGCCACTCGGCGCGGGTGTGGCCGCGACCGGCGCCGTCGACGGACACCGGGAGCACCGCACCGGTCACCGCCACCCAGCACCCGTGAGTGGCGCGCAGCACCAGGCCGCCGAGCGTCACCTCCAGCACCGCGGCCGACGACTCGTTGCCGACCAGGCGGTTGGCGAGCGCCGCGGCCGGCCGGTCCAGGGCGCCCGCCCGGGGCACCCCGAGGTGCGCATGACCGGGCCGACCCTCGTCCTGGACCGTCGTGAGGGCACCCACCTCCCACACCTGCAGCACCGTCGGGCTCATCGCGCCACGAACCGGACCCGGGTGCCGGGCGCCAGCAGGGCGGGCTGCTCGCGGGCGGGGTCCCACAGCACGGCGTCGGTCCGCCCGAGGAGGCGCCAGCCGCCGGGTGACTCCGTCGGGTAGACCCCGCACCACCGGTCGGCGAGCCCCACCGAGCCGGCCGGCAACCGCGCCCGCGGCGACTCCAGCCGCGGCACCCACCGCTCCTCCGGCAGCCCGGCGAGGTAGGCGAAGCCCGGCGCGAAGCCGCAGAACGCCGCGGTGAAGTCCACGGCCGTGTGCGCGGCGACGACGCCGGCCTCGTCGGTCCCCCAGGCCTCGGCCACGACGGCCAGGTCGGAGCCGTCGTAGGTCACCTGGATCTCCACGAGCGGCCCGTCCACGGACTCCTCGGTCGGCGTCCACCCGGCGAGCGCGGCCTCCAGCGCGCCGACGTCCGCGACCCCGTCGAACAGCACGGTCCGCGCGGCCGGGACGACCTCCTCGCAGCCGCCGGCGAGCCCCGGGACGGCGGCGAGCGCACCGGACCTCGCCCAGGTGGCCAGGGACAGGGCGGCGCGGGCGTCGTCGACCTCGACGAGCAGCGCGTGGCGTCCGACCGGGCGGGAGTGCACGCGGCCAGTCTGCCGGAAATAGGTGAAGGGCTCCCGGTGGTATGAGCACCAGGAGCCCTTCGAGTTGACCGGAAACGGTGACGCCCGGCCCACCGAACCGGAGCTCCGACCCCGCCGTCCCCGTCACCGGGCCGACGCCGCGAGTTGCCTCGTGGTGTGGGTGTTCGTCCTGCTCGATCTCCAGCTCTTCCCCGGCGAACCGGCGTCGATCTGGTAGGGAGAGTTCTACGTGGCCCGGGTCACGCGGCGCAAGGCTTTCCGGCACATTCCCGCGACATTCCTGCGGTCCCACAGGCTCCTCCACAGAACCGGCCGTTTCTCCACAACAGGGGCCCCGAGTGCACAGGTTCGTGCACAGCCCCTGTGGAGAAGATCCGGGCCGCCACCGGGTGGACTCAGAGGCCGCGCAGCTCCCAGCCGGCCGCCTCGAGCGCCCGGCGTACGGCGTGGGCGTGGGCGACCGCGCCGGGGCTGTCGCCGTGGACGCAGACCGAGTCGACCGACGCCGCCAGCTCGACCGCGCGGGCCGCGACCTCGTCGTCGTCGGTGAGGACGGCGCCGCGCACGGTGCGCGGGAGCAGCCGGCCGTCCGGGCCGTAGCCGCGGTCCGGGAACCCCTCCAGCAGCACCCGCCGACCGGCCGCCTCCGCGAGCCGCAGCGAGGCCCCTGGCATGCCCAGCACCGGCAGGTCGCCGGACCCGGCCAGCACCGCCGCCGCCTGCTCCTCGTCGTCGAGGACCCGGTGGTAGAGCGCGCCGTGCGGCTTGACGTAGCGCACGGTCGTGCCCGCCGACGACGCGATCGCGGTGAGCACCCCGACCTGGTCGAGGACCTGCTCGCGCAGGTCGTCGAAGGCCACGTCGCGCGGCACCCGGCCGAAGTTCTCGCGGTCGGCGTAGGACACCTGCGCGCCGACGGAGACGCCCCGTCGTACGGCCTCGGCACAGACCGCCCGCATGATCGCGGGGTTGCCGGCGTGGTAGCCGCAGGCGACGTTCGCACTGGTGACCACGGCGAGCAGCGCGTCGTCGTCGGTGACCTCCTCACCGAGGTCCGCGTTGAGGTCCAGGATGCGCATGAGGCCGAGGGTAGGACCGCCACTAGGGTTTCCCGAATGCAGCCTCCCCTGGCGGACCGTCGCCCCACCACCCGCGAGATCCACGGCGAGAGCCGCGTCGACGACTACGAGTGGATGCGCGACAAGGAGTCCCCGGACGTCGTCGCCCACCTCGAGGCCGAGAACGCCTACACCGCCGCGCGCACCGAGCACCTCGCGCCGCTGCGCCAGCGGATCTTCGACGAGATCAAGGCCCGCACGCTCGAGACCGACCTGTCGGTCCCGACGCGCAACCGCGGCCACTGGTACTACGGCCGCTCCTTCGAGGGTCGTGAGTACGGCGCCAGCTGCCGCGTCCCGGTGACCGACCCCGACGACTGGACGCCGCCCCGGCCGGCCGCGGACGCCACGCCCGACGAGCCCGCGCTGCCCGGCGAGGAGCTCCTGCTGGACCTCGACCAGCTGGCCGAGGGCCACGACTTCTTCTCGCTCGGCGGCTCGGCGATCAGCCCCGACGGCCGGCTGCTCGCCTACTCGGTCGACGTGGTCGGCGACGAGCGCTACACGATCCGGGTCCTCGACCTGGCGACCCGCGAGCTGCGCGACGACGAGATCACCGGCGCCATCGGCGGCGCCGTCTGGGACCGCGCCGGCGAGCACGTCTACTACACGACCGTGGACGAGTCCTGGCGCGCCGACAAGATCTGGCGGCACCGGCTCGGCACCACCCAGGCCGACGACGTGCTGGTCCACCACGAGCAGGACGCGCGCTTCTGGGTCGGCATCGGCCGCACCCGCACCGACCGCTTCCTGATGATCGCCGCCGGCTCGAAGACGACGACCGAGTACCTCGTCCTCGACGCCGACTCCCCCGACGCCGGCTTCGTGGTGTTCGCGCCTCGCGTCGAGGGCCTCGAGTACTCCCTCGACCACGCCGTCATCGCCGGCGAGGACCGCTTCCTGGTCCTGCACAACCACACCGGGGCGGACTTCGAGCTCGGCAGCGCGCCCGTCGCGCCGACCGCGCCGGACGATTGGGCCCCCCTGGTCGCCCACGACCCCGCCGTACGCCTCGAGGACGTGGACGCCTTCGCCGGCCACCTCGTCGTGCACCA includes these proteins:
- a CDS encoding biotin-dependent carboxyltransferase family protein, which encodes MSPTVLQVWEVGALTTVQDEGRPGHAHLGVPRAGALDRPAAALANRLVGNESSAAVLEVTLGGLVLRATHGCWVAVTGAVLPVSVDGAGRGHTRAEWLPAGAELRLGRPASGVRSYVAVAGGLDVAPVLGSRSTDTLAWVGPPRVAAGDELPVGAATGRPAPLDTPRPPRTGPLRVLPGPRVDWFGAGALAALCGPAYVVEADSNRVGLRLDGPPLQRVRDGELASEGMVLGAVQVPPSGRPVVFLADHPPTGGYPVVAVVHPDDLWQCAQLRPGERVRFRPDPRGATR
- a CDS encoding carboxyltransferase domain-containing protein, with translation MHSRPVGRHALLVEVDDARAALSLATWARSGALAAVPGLAGGCEEVVPAARTVLFDGVADVGALEAALAGWTPTEESVDGPLVEIQVTYDGSDLAVVAEAWGTDEAGVVAAHTAVDFTAAFCGFAPGFAYLAGLPEERWVPRLESPRARLPAGSVGLADRWCGVYPTESPGGWRLLGRTDAVLWDPAREQPALLAPGTRVRFVAR
- a CDS encoding LamB/YcsF family protein, giving the protein MRILDLNADLGEEVTDDDALLAVVTSANVACGYHAGNPAIMRAVCAEAVRRGVSVGAQVSYADRENFGRVPRDVAFDDLREQVLDQVGVLTAIASSAGTTVRYVKPHGALYHRVLDDEEQAAAVLAGSGDLPVLGMPGASLRLAEAAGRRVLLEGFPDRGYGPDGRLLPRTVRGAVLTDDDEVAARAVELAASVDSVCVHGDSPGAVAHAHAVRRALEAAGWELRGL